In a single window of the Papaver somniferum cultivar HN1 chromosome 8, ASM357369v1, whole genome shotgun sequence genome:
- the LOC113305327 gene encoding uncharacterized protein LOC113305327: MKIRQSINQISELEDTNGNIIMDQEKISAELVKYFENRFQYKEVNIVKSLLDIVPNLIISEGQDMLDATPTTEEIKAIVFSIDANSSLGPGAKTAAHFRPIGLSNVSFKIITKLITLRMSTLMNNLVSPQQTAYIKGRNIQEQVLLASEMVNEMKKKRRGNVELKLDISQGYDAVSWEFFMQVLLKYWFSLNGY; this comes from the exons ATGAAGATAAGGCAATCCATTAATCAAATAAGTGAGTTAGAAGATACAAATGGTAATATCATTATGGATCAAGAAAAAATTTCAGCTGAACTGGTCAAGTACTTTGAAAACAGATTTCAGTATAAGGAAGTAAACATTGTAAAATCATTACTTGATATTGTTCCCAATTTAATCATCTCTGAAGGTCAAGATATGTTGGATGCTACTCCAACAACAGAAGAAATTAAAGCTATTGTGTTTTCAATTGATGCAAATAGTTCTCTTGGCCCAG GTGCAAAAACAGCTGCTCATTTCAGACCAATAGGTTTAAGCAATGTCAGTTTCAAGATTATAACAAAGTTAATCACTTTAAGAATGAGTACTTTAATGAATAATCTTGTATCTCCTCAGCAGACTGCTTATATCAAAGGAAGAAATATACAAGAACAAGTCTTACTAGCATCTGAAATGGtaaatgaaatgaagaaaaaaaggagGGGAAATGTAGAACTTAAACTAGACATATCTCAAGGATATGATGCAGTCAGCTGGGAATTCTTCATGCAAGTGCTTCTTAAGTATTGGTTTTCCTTAAATGGTTACTAA
- the LOC113305328 gene encoding uncharacterized protein LOC113305328 codes for MFAATNLAKSLGEVFKMDVMYVRTDSAAKEDMELNHGVKTALQSCFNRNLTFLVTKPRALKERKVGTILEELENLSLDIQGLKFVKLSDYPSNNKLVGAYKLIPLGKGFLTIKLDNEVDRNYIKAGQCEVNYQVLRLRNRVSNFRPANARTSEAQVWIRFPGLGLEFWKENILFEICNEIGTPIKIDVATAKCEIGYYANVLVEVDFAQPIPSKIWINTKFGGFFQEVLIHECPKFCSTCKIVGHLVTECYMERNKNKTPAANVNTHKSSSQGINPSLQVTPTVNDIPFDICNPDAREEEGFVVKSIDATNTLTSNRENISINPRRFESIANKRSEQREKAVIHGSFKNYGSSRAEFFAKYCYQIC; via the exons ATGTTTGCAGCTACGAATTTAGCGAAGAGCCTTGGTGAAGTGTTTAAAATGGATGTGATGTACGTTAGGACGGATTCAGCTGCAAAAGAAGATATGGAACT AAATCATGGAGTCAAGACTGCTCTACAATCTTGTTTCAATAGAAACCTAACTTTCCTCGTAACTAAACCTCGTGCTTTGAAAGAGCGTAAAGTTGGCACCATCTTAGAAGAATTGGAGAATCTATCTCTGGACATTCAAGGGTTGAAATTCGTGAAGCTTTCTGACTATCCTTCGAACAAT AAATTAGTTGGGGCATACAAGCTTATTCCATTGGGAAAAGGCTTTCTCACTATCAAATTGGATAATGAAGTGGATCGAAATTACATCAAAGCTGGACAATGTGAAGTGAATTATCAAGTTCTCAGATTAAGAAATCGGGTATCAAACTTTCGTCCTGCTAATGCTAGAACATCTGAAGCTCAAGTTTGGATTCGCTTCCCTGGTTTGGGTCTTGAATTTTGGAAGGAGAACATTCTTTTTGAAATCTGTAATGAAATAGGTACTCCAATTAAGATAGATGTAGCTACTGCAAAATGTGAGATTGGATATTATGCTAATGTTTTGGTTGAGGTGGACTTTGCCCAACCAATTCCTAGCAAAATTTGGATTAACACAAAATTTGGAGGTTTCTTTCAAGAGGTGTTGATTCATGAGTGTCCTAAATTCTGCTCCACTTGCAAAATAGTAGGGCATCTTGTTACTGAATGTTATATGGagagaaataaaaacaaaacacctGCTGCTAATGTTAATACtcataaatcatcttcacaaGGTATCAATCCATCTTTGCAGGTTACTCCTACAGTTAATGATATTCCTTTTGATATTTGTAATCCTGATGCTAGAGAAGAAGAAGGTTTTGTGGTTAAATCAATAGATGCAACAAATACTTTAACTTCAAATAGGGAAAACATATCTATTAATCCTAGAAGATTTGAGTCTATTGCTAATAAACGATCTGAACAAAGAGAAAAAGCTGTTATTCATGGAAGTTTCAAAAACTATGGAAGTAGCAGAGCAGAATTCTTTGCAAAATACTGTTATCAAATTTGTTAA